The Ananas comosus cultivar F153 linkage group 2, ASM154086v1, whole genome shotgun sequence genome contains a region encoding:
- the LOC109706671 gene encoding uncharacterized protein LOC109706671 produces MSVAGGLECVVCVGCSRWAWKRLNYVGTYDSESWPLSSAAEFAPIPRACRAILGVYADDLADPSFAPSLDPSSIVKRVPYADTHRRCPPYLIYADRPHKELVLAIRGLSLTRNSDYMVLLDDGLGMQVLDGGFVHRGLLRAATWILDQEADTLRRLLQELGPDYKLVFAGHSLGSGIAALMTVIVVNNRDQFGGIPRSHIHGYAVAPARCMSLNLAIKYADVVTSVILQDDFLPRTTTPLQYIFGSIFCLPCLLFFACLRDTFISEKKKLSDPRRLYTPGRIYHIVERKLCRCGRLPPEVRTAIPVEGRFEHLVLSCNTTSDHAILWIEREAQKAADLMQESGEPTSPPQKQKMERIHSLEQEHRIALERAETLKIPHAVAPTEESSTESIASDNKSSNSGGKTKWDELTENLFTKSASGSLVLKKDILAKNGD; encoded by the exons ATGTCGGTGGCGGGTGGGTTGGAGTGCGTGGTGTGCGTGGGGTGCTCGCGCTGGGCGTGGAAGCGCCTCAACTACGTCGGCACCTACGACAGCGAGTCGTGGCCCCTCTCCTCGGCCGCGGAGTTCGCCCCGATCCCCCGCGCGTGCCGCGCCATCCTCGGCGTCTACGCCGACGACCTCGCCGACCCCAGCTTCGCCCCCTCCCTCGACCCCTCCTCCATCGTCAAGCGCGTCCCCTACGCCGACACCCACCGCCGATGCCCCCCCTACCTCATCTACGCCGATCGCCCCCACAAGGAGCTCGTCCTCGCCATCCGCGGCCTCAGCCTCACGCGCAACAGCGACTACATGGTCCTCCTCGACGACGGGCTCGGCATGCAGGTGCTCGACGGGGGCTTCGTCCACCGCGGCCTCCTCAGGGCCGCCACCTGGATCCTCGACCAAGAGGCCGACACCCTGCGCCGCCTCCTCCAGGAGCTCGGCCCCGATTACAAGCTGGTGTTCGCCGGCCACTCGCTCGGATCGGGGATCGCCGCGCTCATGACCGTGATCGTCGTCAACAACCGCGACCAGTTCGGCGGCATCCCCCGGAGCCACATCCACGGATACGCCGTCGCGCCCGCCAGGTGCATGTCGCTCAACCTCGCCATCAAGTACGCCGATGTCGTCACCTCCGTCATCCTGCAG GATGATTTTTTGCCAAGAACGACGACACCCCTGCAATATATTTTTGGGTCaatattttg CTTGCCTTGCCTTTTATTCTTTGCTTGCTTGCGAGATACGTTTATTTCGGAAAAAAAGAAGCTTAGTGATCCAAGAAGGCTCTACACTCCTGGTCGAATCTATCATATTGTCGAGAGGAAGCTTTGTCG ATGTGGAAGACTCCCTCCGGAGGTGAGAACAGCCATTCCAGTGGAAGGTAGATTTGAGCATCTTGTGCTATCATGCAATACCACGTCCGACCATGCAATTCTTTGGATTGAACGAGAGGCACAGAAGGCTGCAGAT CTTATGCAGGAAAGTGGCGAGCCAACTAGTCCACCGCAAAAGCAAAAGATGGAAAGAATACATAGTCTTGAGCAAGAACACAGGATTGCCCTCGAACGCGCGGAAACCCTTAAAATCCCACATGCTGTAGCACCAACAGAGGAGTCCTCTACAGAGTCCATAGCTTCTGATAACAAAAGTTCGAACTCTGGTGGTAAAACCAAATGGGATGAGCTGACCGAGAATCTCTTCACTAAAAGTGCTTCTGGAAGCCTCGTCCTGAAGAAAGATATCCTTGCTAAGAACGGTGACTAG